Part of the Pyrobaculum calidifontis JCM 11548 genome, CCATCAAGCTTATCAACTTCCATCTAACAGACCTCAGGAGTCTTCTACTTGGGTAAAGATCTATGGTGCTTCTGACAAAAGCGCCGTTACGTTGCATTTCCATCCTCTCTAGAGTCTCTTTAGCTTGATCCCATGAAATTACGCCGTTTTCTGCCTTAATTTTTACAAACTCTCTTGCTGTTTGGTATACGGCGTAGGCTATCTCGCTTCTACTAATGTGGTCAGACTCGTAGTTCAACATCTCAACCCAGTCTCTAGAGAATTCCAACAGCCTCCTATGCTCTTCAAGAGTCCTAGCCCTCAGCCTGTACCCGAAGGCGCGGGGGTTTTCAAAGGCCCTACTTCCAGGGTCTATGAAGGGGGCAAGCGGCGACACAAAGACGTCTAGCCTATGCCTCTGAGGTCTTGGCAGTAGCCCGTAGAGTTTTCTAACGTAGTTCGGCATGGCAAGGACAGAGTCGAGGGTTTGGGCGGGTATGCCTACCATGAAGTAGAGATCTAGCCTGGCAAATCCGAGCGATAGAGTCCTTTTGATAAAGGTCTCCAGTGAGCTATTGTCGTATGGCCTGCCGAACTTCAACCTCAGTAATTCGTCCTGCGTCTCAGGGGAAATCTGTAGATACACGCTGTCTGAGGCCTTTGAGAGAAGTTTCAAGACGTTGAGTGGGGGTGGGGTGAAGAATTCAAAAATTATTTCGCTGGAGAATCTCTCTCTTCTCAAACCCTCGACAAATTTTTCAATCCACTTAACGCCCAAGGGCTGGAGATCTCCAACTACGAATATGGGCACTCTCAAGTACTGTTCTATGCTCTTTACCTCATTTACTAGAGTCTCAGGCTTCTTCACGCCTAGGTACGTCCTAGAGAAGTAACTAGCGTATGCACAAAGGCTACCTCCACAAGTTGCGCAGTTTAAGATACAGCCCTTGTAGCTCAGCACTGCGCCTATAGGCTCTTTCAAAAATCCGGCGAAGGGAATTGCCGAGAGGGCGCCTCCTCTTGCGGCTATTTTGAGAACCTCGCCGTAGTCTACTGCGTATTCATCTAGGCTTTTAGGGACGAACTTAATCCCCGTGGTCTTCACGGCCTCTCTATCCCGCCAAGCTAAATTTGGAACTTCTTCCAGACCCCTCCTACTATCTAGCAGATGCTCTACTAACATCTTAAACGGTACTTCAACCGTATCTCCAAGAACTACGTAGTCAATTTGTCTGTAACGTGATAGAACTTCCTCGTAGTATATCGTCGCGGAGAGGCCTCCGAAGACTACGGCCGAGTTTGGGTGGTACTTCTTCACCAGCTTAGCTACTTCAATAGCTCCGTGCGAGTGGACCAGCCAGTGGAGGTCTATTGCAAAAATCTCGGCCTCAATCCCCTTAACCGCGCGTTCTACGTCAAAGTCTTTGTCCAATAACATCCTGGCGGCGAGGTTGACTATGCCAATCTTATACCCACTAGAACTCAAGTACGATGCCAGCGAGAAAAAACCTATTGGATACATGTCAAACACGGGAGTTGAGGGTATTACGTCGGCTATAGGCCCGTACACCTTCGCAGTTTTCCTAAAATCATAAACGCTGGGGGCGTGGAGAAACACAACGTCGAACTTAGGCACGAGATCTCTATTGGTTAGCAAATATTAATACTTTGTATAGAGCGCAGAGTCGCCTCCGTGGTTGCCGACGTTAAACGCCACGTCTCGCGTTACGTGCGTAAAAAGAAGAAGGCAGAATGGGGGCTATATTTGCGTTAAGCTTATTTACTGGGCGGCTTCTGTGCTTAATGCGGCTTCCCTCACTGGACTTCGCCTACGACGAGCCGGACGTGGGATATGCCAAATACCGATTGCACTTCAACGAGAACCTCTTCCTCCCCGATGAATACTACAGGGAAGTGGCGGCTGCGGCTGAGCCCTGGGAGCTTAGGTACTACACGGACCCGCTAAATAGGCGGCTGGCGTCCGTCATTGAGCGCTACTTCTCTCTGCCAGAGGGCTCGGTGGTGGTGACGGCGGGAGCCGACGACGGCCTCAGGCTGGCCATGTCGCTTGCCCTCCACGGGGGCTGGGGGCTGGCGGTGGTGGAGCCCACCTACGGCATGGCCAGGGTCGTGGCTAGGCAGGTGGGGCTGAGGCCCGTGGCAGTGCCCCTGGGGGCTGGCCTCTCGCTGGACGTCGACGCGGTAGTGAAGTCGAGCGCGTCGGCTGTGTATGTATGCTCGCCTAACAACCCCACGGCCCACGTGGTGAAGGAGCTCGAGGAGCTGGCGGCAAGATTCCAGGGCTTGGTCATATACGACGCTGCGTACGCCGAATTCGCCGGCTACTGGGCGCCGAAGCTCTACGAGTACGGCAACGTGGTGGAGGTGAGGACTTTCTCCAAGGCGTGGGGCCTCGCGGGGCTGAGGGTGGGCTACGTGGTAGCCGACAAGAGGATAGCCGATGTGCTGAGGTCTCTCTCCCTTCCGCACCCCATATCGGCTCTGTCGGCAAAGGTGGTGGAGCGGGCGCTGGAGAGGGGCCGGCGCTATGTGGAACAGTCCGTGGCGCAGGTGACCGAGGTGAGAGAGGCGGTGGC contains:
- a CDS encoding TIGR04190 family B12-binding domain/radical SAM domain protein, which codes for MPKFDVVFLHAPSVYDFRKTAKVYGPIADVIPSTPVFDMYPIGFFSLASYLSSSGYKIGIVNLAARMLLDKDFDVERAVKGIEAEIFAIDLHWLVHSHGAIEVAKLVKKYHPNSAVVFGGLSATIYYEEVLSRYRQIDYVVLGDTVEVPFKMLVEHLLDSRRGLEEVPNLAWRDREAVKTTGIKFVPKSLDEYAVDYGEVLKIAARGGALSAIPFAGFLKEPIGAVLSYKGCILNCATCGGSLCAYASYFSRTYLGVKKPETLVNEVKSIEQYLRVPIFVVGDLQPLGVKWIEKFVEGLRRERFSSEIIFEFFTPPPLNVLKLLSKASDSVYLQISPETQDELLRLKFGRPYDNSSLETFIKRTLSLGFARLDLYFMVGIPAQTLDSVLAMPNYVRKLYGLLPRPQRHRLDVFVSPLAPFIDPGSRAFENPRAFGYRLRARTLEEHRRLLEFSRDWVEMLNYESDHISRSEIAYAVYQTAREFVKIKAENGVISWDQAKETLERMEMQRNGAFVRSTIDLYPSRRLLRSVRWKLISLMGFRGLVSIARDLAPLI
- a CDS encoding pyridoxal phosphate-dependent aminotransferase is translated as MRLPSLDFAYDEPDVGYAKYRLHFNENLFLPDEYYREVAAAAEPWELRYYTDPLNRRLASVIERYFSLPEGSVVVTAGADDGLRLAMSLALHGGWGLAVVEPTYGMARVVARQVGLRPVAVPLGAGLSLDVDAVVKSSASAVYVCSPNNPTAHVVKELEELAARFQGLVIYDAAYAEFAGYWAPKLYEYGNVVEVRTFSKAWGLAGLRVGYVVADKRIADVLRSLSLPHPISALSAKVVERALERGRRYVEQSVAQVTEVREAVAPRIRAEKYVGPVNFITVHVANAEEVASALDAAGFVVRTLGGKPLCRSCIRFTLAPMPVMEKFLKALEEALNTGRQ